One window of Nymphaea colorata isolate Beijing-Zhang1983 chromosome 1, ASM883128v2, whole genome shotgun sequence genomic DNA carries:
- the LOC116245812 gene encoding DEAD-box ATP-dependent RNA helicase 18 translates to MAATAAAAVQGLTRVRFSELRPQLSDQVLGVLEEEGFEFCTPVQVATIPLLCSFKDVCVDAATGSGKTLAFVVPLVEIVRRATAQQPLKPHQVSGIIISPTRELSTQIYHVAQPFTSTVPNFKTMLLVGGLDIKVDLKKIEEEGANLLIGTPGRLYDIMERVESLDFRSLEVLILDEADRLLDMGFQKQISSIITRLPKQRRTGLFSATQTEAVEELSRAGLRNPTKVEVRTDAQLPADSMAERSSSKTPLGLHIEYLECGAEVKPSHLVDFLYNNKQKKVIVYFMTCACVDYWGVVLPQLGLLKGCYIVPLHGKMKQTAREKALASFMELSSGILLCTDVAARGLDIPGVDWIIQYDPPQDPNMFVHRVGRTARMGRPGSAIVFLLPKEEAYVDFLRIRRVPLEERKCSAAALDVVPQIREAARKDRDVMEKGLKAFVSYIRAYKEHQCSYIFRWKELEIGKLGMGYGLLQLPSMAELKHHNLSTDGFIPVENINLSEIKYKDKAREKQRKKKMLRKQELEHLEPKPDKPKTNVDTSKTVTRKKTGRQRRAVQSMQDEDELEREYRLLKKLKKGKISESEFSKLMGLGDCLSGESELEESQISNPEMSESTKAVRRTGKNSKQHKGATKISSMASSRKESQDLRRSKLGGSHRHGKKGKAQRQKK, encoded by the exons ATGGCCGCCACTGCTGCTGCAGCAGTCCAGGGGCTAACGAGGGTTAGGTTCTCTGAGCTTCGGCCCCAACTTTCTGATCAGGTTCTTGGAGTTCTGGAAGAGGAGGGGTTCGAATTTTGTACCCCCGTTCAGGTCGCTACTATCCCCTTGCTCTGCTCGTTCAAGGACGTTTGCGTCGATGCCGCTACCGGTTCCGGGAAGACCCTCGCTTTCGTCGTCCCACTCGTCGAGATCGTCCGCCGAGCCACTGCCCAGCAACCCCTGAAGCCCCACCAG GTTTCAGGAATCATTATTTCACCAACAAGAGAATTGTCCACTCAGATATACCATGTCGCGCAGCCATTTACTTCGACTGTCCCTAATTTTAAAACCATGCTTCTTGTTGGAGGGTTGGATATAAAAGTTGatttaaagaaaatagaggagGAAGGTGCGAATCTTCTCATAGGCACTCCTGGAAGGCTATACGACATAATGGAACGCGTGGAAAGCTTGGACTTTAGAAGCTTGGAG GTTTTGATTCTTGATGAGGCAGATAGACTTCTAGATATGGGTTTCCAAAAGCAAATCTCTTCCATAATAACTCGTTTACCAAAGCAACGAAGAACTGGTCTTTTCTCTGCCACTCAAACGGAGGCTGTTGAAGAGCTATCCAGAGCAGGATTGAGAAACCCTACGAAGGTTGAAGTTAGAACTGATGCCCAGTTACCAGCTGACTCTATGGCAGAAAGATCCTCTTCCAAGACACCATTGGGGCTCCATATTGAG TATCTCGAATGTGGAGCAGAGGTGAAGCCATCACATCTTGTTGATTTTCTGTAcaataataaacaaaagaaagtcaTAGT CTATTTCATGACCTGTGCTTGTGTTGATTACTGGGGAGTTGTCTTACCTCAGCTTGGACTTCTTAAAGGTTGTTATATTGTTCCActccatggaaaaatgaagcag ACTGCTAGAGAGAAAGCTTTAGCTTCTTTCATGGAATTGTCAAGTGGTATCCTGTTATGTACTGATGTTGCAGCACGAGGGCTTGACATTCCAGGGGTTGATTGGATAATCCAG TATGACCCGCCTCAAGATCCAAATATGTTTGTGCACCGTGTTGGTCGGACTGCACGCATGGGTAGACCAGGAAGTGCTATCGTATTCCTACTGCCCAAG GAGGAAGCGTATGTTGATTTTCTACGTATAAGAAGAGTTCCTCTTGAAGAAAGGAAGTGTTCTGCTGCTGCTTTAGATGTAGTTCCTCAG ATACGTGAAGCTGCAAGAAAAGACCGTGATGTTATGGAAAAGGGACTGAAGGCATTTGTATCATATATTCGTGCGTATAAAGAACATCAGTGTTCATATATTTTCAG GTGGAAAGAGCTGGAGATAGGGAAGCTAGGAATGGGTTATGGCTTATTGCAGCTTCCTTCAATGGCAGAGTTGAAGCATCATAACTTGTCAACCGATGGTTTTATCCCTGTGGAGAACATCAACTTGTCAGAGATAAAGTACAA AGACAAAGCTCGTGAGAAGCAACGCAAGAAGAAAATGTTACGGAAACAAGAACTGGAACATTTGGAGCCAAAACCTGACAAACCAAAGACAAATGTTGACACAAGCAAGACAGTTACAAGGAAGAAAACAGGTAGGCAGCGGCGGGCTGTGCAGAGTATGCAAGACGAAGATGAATTGGAAAGAGAATATCGTTTACTAAAGAAGctgaagaagggaaaaatcagTGAAAGTGAGTTTTCAAAACTGATGGGACTTGGTGATTGCTTAAGTGGGGAATCAGAGTTAGAGGAGTCTCAAATTAGCAACCCGGAGATGAGTGAGTCCACAAAAGCAGTGAGAAGGACGGGAAAAAATAGCAAGCAGCACAAAGGAGCTACTAAAATCTCAAGTATGGCATCTAGCAGAAAGGAAAGCCAAGATCTAAGGCGGAGCAAGTTGGGTGGTAGCCATAGGCATGGCAAAAAGGGCAAGGCTCAGAGGCAGAAAAAGTGA
- the LOC116245813 gene encoding glu S.griseus protease inhibitor-like produces MATTIQGKVRTSCTQVMVVALLVFLLSASSMAEGCKGKNSWPELVGRDGSTAEAIIKAENPYVKIVDIVPEGSFVIQDFRCDRVFVWVKPNNTIYLTPKIG; encoded by the exons ATGGCGACAACAATCCAAGGGAAGGTTAGAACATCATGTACCCAGGTCATGGTGGTTGCCCTACTCGTCTTCCTCCTTTCTGCCTCCTCCATGGCCGAAGGCTGCAAAG GGAAGAATTCATGGCCGGAGCTGGTGGGCAGGGATGGATCGACGGCCGAAGCCATCATCAAAGCCGAGAATCCATATGTGAAGATTGTCGACATAGTGCCGGAAGGCTCTTTCGTTATTCAAGACTTCCGCTGTGACCGGGTCTTCGTCTGGGTTAAGCCCAACAACACCATCTACCTTACCCCGAAAATCGGGTAA